A window of Pectinophora gossypiella chromosome 12, ilPecGoss1.1, whole genome shotgun sequence contains these coding sequences:
- the LOC126371267 gene encoding organic cation transporter protein-like isoform X1: MIISVPGKFPKNMCDDDLIANIIGSFGRYQTWILVVVTLAHLPTDYFMNNVLFVLPHVDYVCKDDDAYNLTNYCPCQNPDYDRSAIVESATSEWNLICERTHLASLAQSAMQVGMLTGSLIYGHISDRYGRKAAVLLGLFCQPLFGTITAFVPEYWMFVMMRFLMGTAAGGVMLCVYVLLIEYSGKLFRPYMLGLHEVSYVLGYLLLSVFGYYLRKWRDFQLATAAPWLAVILLYWILPESPRWLITVGRKKEAIELLTYVAKKNNRNTDNIDIIVHEIEQQSMCERTQRRGSYLDLFKTPKLRMYTTINALMWMCCAHAYFGVNQYIGRLQGNIYLNVLLSAVSHVPNLLVMVFFAVFVRRKINVFITFGVAAISLLAFIFIPTSWHITSVAVAISGQLAMYATFALVYLYTTELFPTLIRNSAMGFSSVFARVGAFVAPFVVNIGVEWISITIFSTVAFCGALLCCFLPETKNIVLLNSIQQTEQKAKK, from the exons ATGATAATTTCCGTGCCAGGAAAATTTCCGAAAAACATGTGTGACGATGATCTCATCGCGAATATAATTGGAAGTTTCGGAAGATACCAAACATGGATATTAGTTGTGGTGACTTTAGCTCATTTACCAACTGACTATTTTATGAACAATGTGTTGTTTGTTCTACCTCACGTCGACTATGTTTGCAAAGATGATGATGCCTATAATCTAACCAATTACTGTCCCTGCCAAAATCCCGATTATGACAGAAGTGCTATAGTGGAATCAGCCACTAGTGAATGGAACCTTATATGTGAAAGAACACACCTAGCTAGCCTAGCCCAGTCAGCGATGCAAGTTGGAATGCTCACGGGCAGTTTAATATACGGACACATCTCAGACAG GTACGGACGAAAAGCTGCAGTGTTATTGGGATTATTTTGTCAACCTTTATTTGGAACAATAACTGCATTTGTACCAGAATATTGGATGTTTGTAATGATGAGGTTTCTGATGGGCACGGCGGCTGGAGGCGTGATGCTCTGTGTTTACGTGTTGTTAATAGAATACAGCGGCAAGTTGTTTAGACCCTACATGCTAGGCCTACACGAAGTATCATATGTGTTGGGGTACCTTTTACTCTCGGTGTTTGGGTACTATTTGAGAAAATGGAGAGACTTTCAGCTCGCAACAGCCGCGCCATGGCTGGCTGTGATACTATTGTATTGGATCCTACCAGAATCTCCTCGATGGCTTATAACCGTTGGCCGGAAAAAAGAAGCCATTGAGCTACTTACTTATGTGGCTAagaa AAATAACCGTAACACAGACAATATAGATATTATCGTTCACGAAATAGAGCAGCAATCCATGTGTGAGCGTACCCAACGACGCGGGTCGTACTTAGACTTGTTCAAGACGCCGAAGCTTAGGATGTACACCACCATCAACGCTCTCATGTGGATGTGCTGCGCCCATGCATACTTCGGCGTCAACCAGTACATCGGTCGGTTGCAAGGGAACATCTACCTCAACGTGTTGTTGTCTGCCGTATCCCACGTCCCTAATCTCCTGGTTATGGTTTTCTTCGCTGTTTTCGTGAGGCGGAAAATCAATGTATTCATAACTTTTGGTGTAGCAGCAATATCACTATTGGCATTCATATTTATACCTACAAGTTGGCACATTACTTCTGTTGCTGTTGCCATCTCAGGTCAACTAGCGATGTACGCTACCTTCGCCCTAGTATACTTGTACACTACTGAACTATTTCCAACACTTATCAGAAATTCCGCAATGGGTTTCTCTTCAGTGTTTGCCAGAGTAGGAGCATTTGTTGCTCCATTTGTTGTGAATATTGGCGTAGAGTGGATCTCTATAACAATATTTAGTACTGTTGCATTCTGTGGAGCACTCCTATGTTGCTTTCTGCCTGAAACTAAAAACATCGTACTTTTAAATTCTATTCAGCAAACTGAACAAAAAGCGAAGAAATAG
- the LOC126371267 gene encoding organic cation transporter protein-like isoform X2, whose translation MCDDDLIANIIGSFGRYQTWILVVVTLAHLPTDYFMNNVLFVLPHVDYVCKDDDAYNLTNYCPCQNPDYDRSAIVESATSEWNLICERTHLASLAQSAMQVGMLTGSLIYGHISDRYGRKAAVLLGLFCQPLFGTITAFVPEYWMFVMMRFLMGTAAGGVMLCVYVLLIEYSGKLFRPYMLGLHEVSYVLGYLLLSVFGYYLRKWRDFQLATAAPWLAVILLYWILPESPRWLITVGRKKEAIELLTYVAKKNNRNTDNIDIIVHEIEQQSMCERTQRRGSYLDLFKTPKLRMYTTINALMWMCCAHAYFGVNQYIGRLQGNIYLNVLLSAVSHVPNLLVMVFFAVFVRRKINVFITFGVAAISLLAFIFIPTSWHITSVAVAISGQLAMYATFALVYLYTTELFPTLIRNSAMGFSSVFARVGAFVAPFVVNIGVEWISITIFSTVAFCGALLCCFLPETKNIVLLNSIQQTEQKAKK comes from the exons ATGTGTGACGATGATCTCATCGCGAATATAATTGGAAGTTTCGGAAGATACCAAACATGGATATTAGTTGTGGTGACTTTAGCTCATTTACCAACTGACTATTTTATGAACAATGTGTTGTTTGTTCTACCTCACGTCGACTATGTTTGCAAAGATGATGATGCCTATAATCTAACCAATTACTGTCCCTGCCAAAATCCCGATTATGACAGAAGTGCTATAGTGGAATCAGCCACTAGTGAATGGAACCTTATATGTGAAAGAACACACCTAGCTAGCCTAGCCCAGTCAGCGATGCAAGTTGGAATGCTCACGGGCAGTTTAATATACGGACACATCTCAGACAG GTACGGACGAAAAGCTGCAGTGTTATTGGGATTATTTTGTCAACCTTTATTTGGAACAATAACTGCATTTGTACCAGAATATTGGATGTTTGTAATGATGAGGTTTCTGATGGGCACGGCGGCTGGAGGCGTGATGCTCTGTGTTTACGTGTTGTTAATAGAATACAGCGGCAAGTTGTTTAGACCCTACATGCTAGGCCTACACGAAGTATCATATGTGTTGGGGTACCTTTTACTCTCGGTGTTTGGGTACTATTTGAGAAAATGGAGAGACTTTCAGCTCGCAACAGCCGCGCCATGGCTGGCTGTGATACTATTGTATTGGATCCTACCAGAATCTCCTCGATGGCTTATAACCGTTGGCCGGAAAAAAGAAGCCATTGAGCTACTTACTTATGTGGCTAagaa AAATAACCGTAACACAGACAATATAGATATTATCGTTCACGAAATAGAGCAGCAATCCATGTGTGAGCGTACCCAACGACGCGGGTCGTACTTAGACTTGTTCAAGACGCCGAAGCTTAGGATGTACACCACCATCAACGCTCTCATGTGGATGTGCTGCGCCCATGCATACTTCGGCGTCAACCAGTACATCGGTCGGTTGCAAGGGAACATCTACCTCAACGTGTTGTTGTCTGCCGTATCCCACGTCCCTAATCTCCTGGTTATGGTTTTCTTCGCTGTTTTCGTGAGGCGGAAAATCAATGTATTCATAACTTTTGGTGTAGCAGCAATATCACTATTGGCATTCATATTTATACCTACAAGTTGGCACATTACTTCTGTTGCTGTTGCCATCTCAGGTCAACTAGCGATGTACGCTACCTTCGCCCTAGTATACTTGTACACTACTGAACTATTTCCAACACTTATCAGAAATTCCGCAATGGGTTTCTCTTCAGTGTTTGCCAGAGTAGGAGCATTTGTTGCTCCATTTGTTGTGAATATTGGCGTAGAGTGGATCTCTATAACAATATTTAGTACTGTTGCATTCTGTGGAGCACTCCTATGTTGCTTTCTGCCTGAAACTAAAAACATCGTACTTTTAAATTCTATTCAGCAAACTGAACAAAAAGCGAAGAAATAG
- the LOC126371268 gene encoding organic cation transporter protein-like — protein MSLEDAIETIIGRFGKYQSWVLFLILLGRYPTEFQLTNVVFILPSVNYVCKDDNAYNLTNHCPCRNPEYDQSTIVSSVTSEWNLICDRTSLASLSQSMLQVGILAGSLVYGYVSDRYGRKISTINAFFFTALFGVLAAVSPQLWMFIVCRFFIGMSLGGTMLCAYILLIEISGKSFRPYVVGLEGISYVTGYFAQPIIAYYLREWRYLILVTSAPWLLVVAYYWLLPESPRWLITVGKKKQAIDLLTYIAKKNNRPTENIERIVSELDSIESNNEQRGTYLDLFKTPKIRKYTIVNVLVWMCCAHTFFGINQYIGRLDGNLYLNVMLSAVVLAPGLVLVVLSSLYLKRKVSIIVSFCTAAVPLLIFIFLPKDMPTATLAFAIIGQLGAYTSFILTYLYSCELFPTVVRNSAMGLASVFARFASFVAPFVVNIGIEWVSILIFSGLAFCAAFLCLFLPETKDIVLFNTIDQVEQPKERKTNDNKTAYLKQ, from the exons ATGTCTTTAGAAGACGCAATTGAGACAATCATCGGCCGGTTTGGTAAATACCAGTCTTGGGTATTATTTCTCATACTTTTAGGTCGTTACCCAACCGAATTCCAGTTAACCAACGTAGTGTTTATATTGCCTAGTGTAAACTATGTGTGTAAAGATGACAATGCCTACAATTTAACTAATCATTGTCCGTGTCGAAATCCGGAATACGACCAGAGCACGATCGTCAGCTCAGTGACGAGCGAATGGAATCTCATATGCGACAGAACTTCGTTAGCGAGTTTATCACAATCGATGCTGCAAGTTGGCATACTAGCAGGTAGCCTTGTGTACGGCTACGTATCAGACAG ATATGGGCGAAAAATTTCAACAATTAATGCTTTCTTCTTCACGGCACTATTTGGAGTTCTGGCGGCTGTGAGTCCCCAACTGTGGATGTTCATCGTCTGTCGGTTTTTCATCGGCATGTCTCTTGGAGGAACCATGCTGTGTGCCTATATCTTATTAATAGAGATAAGTGGAAAATCCTTCAGACCATATGTTGTAGGACTGGAGGGCATATCCTACGTCACAGGCTATTTCGCCCAGCCGATAATTGCATACTATTTAAGGGAGTGGAGATATCTTATTCTCGTGACGTCAGCGCCGTGGCTGCTAGTCGTGGCGTACTACTGGCTTTTACCTGAATCTCCTCGCTGGTTGATAACTGTTGGTAAAAAGAAACAAGCCATTGATCTTCTAACATACATAGCAAAAAA aAATAATCGTCCAACAGAAAATATCGAAAGGATTGTGAGTGAATTAGACTCAATTGAGAGCAATAACGAACAACGCGGTACATATTTGGACTTGTTCAAAACGCCAAAGATCAGAAAGTACACGATCGTCAACGTGCTAGTGTGGATGTGCTGCGCGCATACATTCTTCGGTATCAACCAGTACATTGGCCGGCTGGACGGGAACCTGTACCTCAACGTGATGCTGTCAGCTGTGGTGCTCGCGCCAGGGCTCGTCCTCGTAGTTCTGTCTTCACTATACCTCAAGAGAAAAGTGAGCATCATCGTCAGTTTCTGTACAGCAGCTGTTCCTCTCCTAATATTCATATTCCTACCAAAAGACATGCCTACAGCAACATTAGCGTTTGCTATCATTGGACAACTAGGCGCTTACACGTCTTTCATTCTAACCTATCTATATTCTTGTGAATTATTCCCCACCGTTGTACGGAACTCTGCGATGGGGCTTGCATCAGTTTTCGCGAGATTCGCAAGTTTTGTCGCGCCGTTTGTAGTGAACATTGGTATAGAATGGGTGTCGATATTGATATTCAGTGGTCTAGCCTTCTGCGCTgcatttttatgtttgtttctacCAGAAACAAAAGATATCGTTCTTTTTAATACTATTGACCAAGTTGAACAACCCAAAGAAAGAAAGACTAATGATAACAAAACAGCATATCTTAAACAATAG